DNA from Longimicrobium sp.:
CCGCATCGTCGCGGGGTACATCCATAAAGACGCGCGCGAACGGAAAAGGATGCAGGCTCACGCGCACGATCGGCCCGCCTCTCCATCTTCACGATGACAATGGCAGTTTGGACCCGGAGCGTAGTCGGACACGCCGCCTGCTGTATCGAGGTACACCTTGCAGCAGGCGACCACCGCCTCCTTGAGCCGGGCACGCGCACGCTGCACGCGTGACTTTGCGCCGGATGCGGAGATGCCGAGGCGATGCGCCAGCTCCGCCTGCGTGAGATCGCCGAGATCGGTGAGCTCGAGGGCTTCGCGGTCCGGCGCCGGGAGCCGCGAGACCAGCGCGCGGATGCAGGGCGCCAGCTCCGCCACCGCGTCGCGCTCGCGCTCGGGGGCGGGGAGGGCTTCGGAGAGCGGCGCGGCGGCGCGGCGCGCGCGGAAGTGATCCGCGACTGCGTTGCGCGCCACGCGGTACATCCACGGGTGCAACCGGCCGGGATCGCGCAGCTCGGCGAGTTGCGTGTGCACCTTGAGGAAGACGTCCTGGAGAAGGTCGTCCGCGACGTCCGGATCGCCGACGCGCCGCAGGAGGAAGCCGTGCAGACCATCGCGGAACTCCGTCCAGGCCTGCTCGGTCGTCGGGATGGTTGCGGTAGCCGTCACGAGATCTCGCCAGTGGAAATACGACGGGGGCCGGGCGCCCCCCTCCAATATAAGACGGCGAGCCGGCCCAAAGGACGCACCGGCGTCACGGCGCTGCCGGCGGATCGGCCAGGGGCATCCTGAACCACGGCTCGGTGCGCGGGTGGAGGCGGCCGCGCTGCATGACGTACGCGATCGTCTGCGTATTGCGGATGTCGGCCGACGGATCGGCGCGCAGCACCACCAGGTCGGCAACCTTCCCCGGCGCGATGGTGCCGAGCGAGTCCTGCGCGCCCAGCGCCTCCGCCCCGTACTGCGTGGCGCTGCGGATCGCCTCCAGCGGGGTGAGCCCCACCTGGCGCACAAGGAGCTGCAGCTCGCCGTGGATGTTCGGCGACTGGCGCCCCATGTCGTCGGTGCCGGCCAGCAGGCGCACCCCCGCGCGATGCGCCGCGGCGGCCGCGTCCACCGCCCACCCGGGGAGCGTGTCGAGCGAGGCGCGCGCGGGCACGCCGGCGCCCCGCCCCTGCATGACGTACAGCGTGGGTTCCAGCATCACCCCGCGCTCCCGCATGGCGCGAAAGAGCGCCGCGAAGCCGGGCCCCTGGGGCGAGACCGTGCGCAGGAGCACGCCCCGCGCCTCGCGGTCGCCCACCGCGGGGGCGCCGGCCCAGATCACCTGGTCGGAGTGGCTCATCACCTCCGCGCCCCCGGCGGCCAGCTCGCCGGGGGTGGTGGGGGGCACCACCGCGTGCGTCCACACCCGCAGCCCCCGGGCACGCGCCGCCCGCGCCAGCGCGGCGAAGCGGGCGGGCGGGACGTCGGAGTACACCTTGATCCCCGTGGCACCCATCCGACGCGCCTCGCGCACGATGCCGTCGATCTCCGCGTCGGCGGAGAGCATGCGCACCCCCGGAGCTCGGCCCGCCGGGTGCCCCGCGGACCAGTACCTCACCCGGACCGAGTCGTACGTCGCGAACCAGCGCGGCCCCGCCACGACCGCCGAGTAGTAGATCCGCGGGGAGAGCGCCGTGTCGGTGCGGGCCGCCCGCGCCAGCTCCGCCACCTTTCCGGTGCGGCCGCCCATGTCGCGCACCGTCGTCACCCCGCCCATCAGCGTGTGGCGCAGGAGCGAGGGGTAGATGCCGCCGCGGTCCCAGGTGGCGAGGTGCACGTGCGAGTCGATGAGCCCCGGGATCACGTAATGCCCGGCGAGCCATACGACGCGCGTGCCGGGCGGGAGCCGCTGGGACCGCGCCGGGAAGAGCCCGGCGATGCGCCCTCGCCGCACCAGCACCGTCATTCCCGGCCGCGGCGGCGCGCCGGTGCCGTCGATCACGGTGACGCCCTCCAGCGCGACCGCGTCCGTCGGCGGCGATGCGGCGCCCTTTTCCCCGGCGCAGGCGGCGAACGCGGCCAGCACGGCAATCCCGATGGCGATGCGGATCATGGTTCGGCTCGTGTGTGGGTCGGTGATGGTTGCGAGACTACCCATCCCATGTTGGATTACGGTCCCGCTTGTTAACAAAGGGTGGTACCGCGGAGCCGAAGCTTGACTTCGCGGGTTGAGTGCTGAATATCCCGCATATGCTGATTTCTCCGCATCAAGCTCCGGGACAACTGGTGGAAGCAAGCGTACCCATCGCGCTGAGCCGCCGCGAACGCCAGATCATGGACATCGTCTACCACCGCGGGCGCGCCACGGCCGCCGAGGTGATGGAAGAGTTGGCAGATCCGCCCTCCTACAACGCCGTGCGCTTCAAGGCGTCGCTCCTGGTGGCGCTGGGATTCGTCCCGGCGGCGGTGCTGCGCGACCGGAGCGCGGCGCAGCGCCACCTGGTGTGGAGCGTGGCCCTCGCCGCTGTGTGTGGGTGGCGTCGTCCCTTCGATGCCGCCGCCCGCGCCTGGGTGCGGGAGCACATCCGCGCCAGCGCCAACTAGCGGGAGAGGCGTCGTCCTCTCCCGTAGCTTCGGTACATGAGTGCTGATTTTTCGGCACTTACAGCGTTCTCATGGATATCCGTGTGCATCGAGAGGAAATGATCTCACGCGAAGGCGCGAAGGCGCAAAGAAAGTAATCCCGTGTCTTTCCTTCGCGTCTTCGCGCCTTTGCGTGATATCTTGGTCCTTCCAAAAATTGCACAGAACTTCTTTCGAGAGGGTACGTGAGTGAGCGAAGCGAACCCCGAATCGCTGAACCTGCTCGGTGGCGATCTCCTGGCCGAGGGGCGATTGGACGAGGCGGAGCGGGCGTACCGCGCGGCCACCCGGGCCGCGCCGGACTGGTCTGCGCCGTGGTTCAACCTGGGCCTCGTGTACAAGCGGATGCGCCGGTGGGAAGACTCCGCGCAGTGCAGCCGCAGGGCCGCCGAGCTGGACCCGGAGGATGGAGGCGCGTGGTGGAACCTGGGCATCGCCGCCACCGCGCTGGAAAGGTGGAACGATGCGCGTACGGCCTGGGCGGCGTGCGGCATACCCGTTCCCCAGGGCGAGGGCCCGCTCCAGATGCGGTTCGGCCCGGTACCCGTGCGCCTCGCCGCAAACCAGGAGGTCGTGTGGTGCGATCGCATCGATCCCGCGCGCGGCATCATCGAGAACGTGCCGTTCGCGGAGTCGGGGCGCCATCGCGGCGACGTGCTGCTGCACGACGGGGAGGCCGACGGCTTTCGCCTGCGTGACGGAAGGCAGATCCCGGTCTTCAACGAGATCGAGCGCCTGTGGGGCTCCGGCGAAAGCACCTTTCGGGCGGTCGTACTCGCCGCGGCGCCCGAAGAGGTCGAAGCGATGCAGCAGATGGCCGACGAGCGCGGCATGGCCGTGGAGGACTGGACCGGATCCGTCCGGATCCTCTGCGAAGCATGCAGCCATGGGACTCCACACAGCGACTGCGGCCAGGCGAGCGCGCCCGAATGGACGCCCGAGCGCAGGGTGGGGATCTCGGCCGTGAGTCACGACGCCGCGCGCACGCTCCTGCAGTCGTGGGCCGCGGCCGCGCCGCAAAGGTCCGTGTTGGAAGTCGCGTGCGTGCTTCCCGCATGAGGCACGCGGGGGGCAGCGGTTCGGCGGACGGTGCGTGAGCACGGGCCTTGACGAACTCCGGCGAATTCAATGTTATTTAGCCAGGCTAAACATTTCTCCACCGACTCTCCGCCGCCGATGCCAAGAGCCTGGCCGGTTCTCAAAGCCGTCGCCGCAAGCGCGTTCCTCGCCGCCTGCGCGATGGTTCCGCGCCCCGCCGCGACGTCCCCGGCGCCTGACGCGTGGGTCCGTACCCGCGACGGAACCCGCCTGCACTACCGGTTCCTGGGGGCGGGAACGGATACCGTTCTGGTGGTGCACGGGGGGCCCGGCCTCGACATGAACTACCTGGCCGGCAACCCCGGCGGGCTCGCCGCGGGTACGGTGCTGGTCCTGTACGATCAGCGGGCCACAGGACGTTCGGAGGGTGCCCCCGACGAGCGGATCACGATGGAGACTTTCATCGAGGATCTGGAGGACGTCCGCAAAGGGCTGGGCCTACCGCGGGTGAACCTGCTGGGGCACTCGTGGGGCGCGCTGCTGGCGCTCCGGTATGCTGCCGCGCACCCGGAACGTACCCGCTCGCTCGTCCTCGTTTCGCCCATGGAACCGGGCCAGCGGTTCCGCGCCGCCACGCGCGAACGGCAGGCGCGCGCCCGGACACCCGCGGATTCCGTCGCGATCGCGCGGATGAGCAGCTCTCCCGCGTTCCAGGCCAGGGACCCGGTCGCCGTGGATTCGCTGTACTGGCTGTCCTTCCGCACCACCTTTCGCGACCGCGCCCTGGCCCGCCGGCTGAAGGTCGGCACCACGCCGCGGACGGCGGCGAACGGGACCGCCGTGGCATCGCTCCTGTTCTCCAGGCTCGGAGCGTACGACTTCTGGCACACGCTCGCGCGGGTCGGCGCGCCCGCCCTGATCGTGCACGGGGACACGGACCCTATCCCCGTCGCGATGGTCCAGGAGCTCGCCCGCCACCTCCCCAACGCGTCGCTGGCGATCGTCCCGGCCGGACACTTCCCACACGTGGAAAGGCCGCGCGAGGTGCGCCGCGTTCTGGAGCGCTTCTGGCGCGGGCTGCCACGCGACTGACCTCCGCGCGCCTACTGCGGGAGGTACTGGCGCGGGATGGGGCGCGCGGGGGTCTCGGCGGCCCAGTAGACGGAGACGACCCACCAGCGGGTGCCGTCGTTCACGAGCTGGATGCTGTTGATGCCGCGCGTGGGCACCGTGTCCGCCTCCGCGCGGCCTTCGTAGGTGCTGAAGACGTGTGCGATGGGTCCGTACTCGTCCACCCGGCGTGAGATCTCCCGCTCGCGGAAGCCGATGCGCTCCAGGACGGGCCCGGTCACCGCGATGTAGTCGTTGACCTCCAGGAGCCGCATCCCGGTGCTGCCGTTGGGCCGCGTGCCGGTGGGGATCAGCTTGCCGCCGGGGATGAAGAGCGAACGCATGCGGTTCCAGTCGCGCCGCGCGCCCACGGGCCCGGAGATCACGTCGTACAGCGCCTTGATGATCGCGTCGATGGAGGCCACGTCCTCCGCCTTCGCCGCCGTGGCGGAGACGGTGACCGGGTGCGGAACGGGTTGCGGGGGCGTGGCCTGGGCAAAGAGCAACGGCGCCGGTGCCGCCAGCGCCGCGAGGGCGAGAAGGAGAAGGGTGCGCATTGGCAGTCCTCTTGGGAGGGATGGATTCCGGCTGCGTCGTCGCGCGGACGGCGCGTGGCGGTGCAGGAAGATAGTGCGGGGGACGCAACCGGAACCAGTAATCCCGTCTCGACAGAAGTTCTGTGCAGCCCCGAAGGATCAAGATGTCACGCAAAGGCGCAGAGACGCGGTGAGAGAACCACAGAGAAAGCATCACACGGAGGACACGGAAGGAACTGAAAGCCACGGAGAAAACCTTTTTGCGGTTCTCTTGCACAAACCTCGATGACGAACGGTATGAGAGCTCGTGCGCGCCGGGATCGTCCCGGCGAAAAGTCCGGCCACCCCTCCTGCTCGCGCAGGCAATCTCGATGAAAGCCGCACGCATCCTGGCCGCGTTGAAGCGGGGGATTTTTCCGCACGACCTGGCGTTCCTTCTCGATCTGCCCTGGCGGCACCTGGTCCTTTCGCCGCGCACGCTGGCGGCGCGGCTTCCCCTGCCGGCGGAGCGCGTTCTGGAAGTCGGCGCCGGAACGGGCTTCTACGGGGTGGAGATCGCGCGCTCGAACCCGGCGGGACGGCTGGAGCTGCTCGACCTTCAGCCCGAGATGCTCGCGCGTGCGCGGCGAAAGGTGGAGGCCGCGGGGCTCCGGAACGTGGGCTTCACGGAAGCCGAGGCAGGCCGTCTTCCCTTCGACGACGCGGCCTTCGACATCGTCTACCTGGTCACCGTCCTCGGTGAGATAGGCGACCCCGACGCGTTCATGGGCGAGGCGCACCGGGTGCTCCGGCCGGGTGGGACCCTCTCCATCAGCGAGCACGTTCCCGATCCCGACCGGCTGCCGGTCGCGCGCGTCGAGGCGCTCGCCGGTGCGAGCGGCTTCGTTCTGCGCGAGCACTTCGGGTCGCGCTGGAGCTACACCGCGAACTTTACCCGTGCGTGACGCGCGGCGCCGGAACGGCCTGTGCTAGCTCGTCGTGCTGCCGGATGCGCGCGGAGAAGCCGTAGCCGTGAAGCCGCGGCTCAGATGCCCACGATGGAACGGAGAAGATCGCACATGAAGCGAATCGGGTTGCTCGCCGTGCTGGCCGCCAGCCTCGCCGGGCCGGCGCTGGCGCAGCAGCAGGAAACACGGCCCTACGTGACCGGCAATCGCCTGGGGATGCCGGTCATCGCCACGCCCGGCCGCGAGTTCGAGCCGATCTCCTCGAACGTCAAGGTCTTCGGCGCCATCTTCTCCGCGGAGAGCTGCTCGTACGACGCGGAGCGCGGCGTCATCGTGGTGCCGAACCGCGGGGTTCCGCAGGGCGTGCAGGGGAACGACGCCTGGGTCTCGTTCATCAACCACGACGGATCGGTTCACACCGCCCGTTGGATCGGGGTACAGGGCCCGGCGCAGCGGGCGAACCTGTCGCCGCCCCTGGTGCTGAACGAGCCGTTCGGCAGCGACATCGCCCGCGGCATGCTGTACCTGGCCGACCGCGACGGCGGCCTGCGCGCGGGCGAGCCGAGCGTCGCCGTCATCCGCCGCTTCGACCTGCGCACCGGCGCGCCCGCCGGCGAGGCTCGCGTCGAGGGCGTCACCTGGATCAACGACATCGAAGTGGCGGACGACGGCACCACCTACGCCACGCAGATGGGCGACGCGGGCGCGGACTCCACGTGGCGGGTGTGGAAGATCGCGCCGGACGGCACGGCGTCGGTCTTCGTGCAGGGTGCGCCGCTCCGGCAGCCCAACGGCGTGGCCTTCGATCCGCAGGGCAACGTCGTCGTCGTCAACATCGGCAACGCGGAGGTGCTGACCTTCTCTCCCGCGGGGCGGCTGGTGAAGACGGAGCAGGCGGCGCAGCCGGGGAGCGACGGACTCGTGATCATGCCGGACGGCACGAAGTACGTGAGCAGTGTCACGCAGGGAGGGGTCTCCCGCATCCGCCCGGGCGCACCCGCCGAGCTCATTGCCCGCAACATCCCGAGCGCCGCGTCCATGTGCTACGACGCCGGCGCGAACCAGCTCGTAATCCCCATGAACCCGAACAACGGCCTCGCCTTCGTACCACTTCCCTGATCGCCCGAGAACGACGCAACCTGAGCTGACGCAGGCATGACATCGACTTCGCGGAGGCCACGCGTGGTCTGCCACATGACCACCTCCGTCGACGGCCGGATCGTCGTGGACGGCTGGCCCGCCCCGGACGACGTGCGCCGCGAATACGAGCAGGTGCACGCGAGCTACGACCCCGACGGCTGGATCTGCGGGCGCGTGACGATGGAGCCCTTCGCCGGCGGCCTGCGCGGCGAGGAGGAGGTGGCGCGGCACCACTCCGGCCCGCCGCGCGAGGACTTCGTCGCTCCGGGCGAGCACGACTCCTTTGCCTTCGCGGTCGACCCGAGCGGCCGGCTGGCCTGGGAGTCGAACGACATCGACGGCGACCACGTCGTCGCGATCCTCTCGGATCGCGTGTCGGACGAGTATCTGGCCTCTCTGCGGGAGCGCGGCGTGTCGTACCTGCTGGCCGGCCCGCGCGACGTGGATCTGCCGCTCGCGCTGGAGAAGATCGGCGAGCGCTTCGCCGTACGTACGCTTATGCTGGAAGGCGGCGGGGGGATCAACGGAGGGATGCTGCGCGCGGGGCTGATCGACGAGGTGAGCCTCCTGATCGCGCCGGTGGCGGACGGACGATCGGCGCGCCGGCGCTCTTCGACGTCGCCGGTGACGACGTGGCGCCCCACCGGCTCACCCTCGAGGTTGTCGAGCGGCGCGGCGGCGGCCTGATGTGGCTGCGGTACAGCGTCGCAACGGATGCCGGGTGAGCCTGGCTCCTGGATTTAGCTCAAGCACCAAACATCGAAGGGATCAGCTCCGTACCGGCGCTGGTCCTTTTTTGCGCTGCCAACCTTTGGCGTGGCGCTCGGACTGCACGGGCGGCGGCCGTAGCGGCCGCGCTTCGTCATCTTCCACTGCGCGGAGTCGCTCGCCACGTCCAGATCGGCGCCGTCCGTTCGTGGAATCGCGGCGTTTCAAGAGCGGACACGGGGCTCCCCCGATCCGGCGAGCTGCAACCAGATGCGCACCAACGAGTTGGGCGTCCGGCCGCTCCCGGCACGTACCTTCCCTGTTGCGACTGCCCCATTCCGACAAAAGTTCGATGAGATCCCCGGCCGAGGCCTGCACAACCGTCTGCGCCGTCCGTGCGTCCAAGGCAGGTGCGCTCCGGCGACCGTCGCGGCGCCGCATCGTCCCCCGTGGAGGAGAACCGACCATGCGTTGGATGAACCGAAAACGCCCGCGGCGCTGGGGCGCGGAGATGGCGGCGGACGTGCGCTACGCGCTGCGCGGGCTGCGCCGGAGTCCGGGCTTCACCGCGACCGCCGTGCTTACGCTGGCGCTGGGGGTCGGCGCCAGCTCAGCCGTGTTCAGCGCGGTCAACACGGTGCTGCTGGCGCCGCTGCCGTACCCGCAGCCCGAGCGGCTGGTGCGCATCTACCACCAGAACTCCGCCTTCGACCGAGGCACCCTTTCCGCCGCGGACTGGCAGGGGATCAGAGAGCAGCAGCGCAGCTTCGAGTCCGTCGCGCTCTTTCGCACCGGCGGCGCGGCGCTCACCACGCGCGAGGGCGCGGAGTGGGTAAAGGTAGGGTGGGGCACCGCCGGCATCTTCCAGACGCTGGGGGTGCGGATGGCGCGCGGCACCGGCTTCCGCGAGGGGGACGACCGCACGGGCGCACCGCTCAAGGTGGTGGTCGGCGACGAGTTCGCGAGGCGCCACTTCGGCGGTGAAGACCCCGTGGGCCGGCCGCTGGTGCTGGACCGGGTGAGCTACACCGTGGCGGGCGTGCTGCCAGCGGGCGTCGGGGAGCTGGCCGGGGTGCAGGCGGAGGTGTGGCCGATCCTGCAGCCCCCGGTCCCCACGCGCCGCGGCCCGTTCGGGCTGCACGGCATCGGGCGGCTGCGGGCGGGGGTGACGCAGGAGGCCGCCGCGCGCGAGCTGGCCGGGACCAGCGCGCGCGTGGTGGCGCAGTGGGCGAACGGCGCGCCGGACCGCTCCGTCCGCTACACGCCGGTCCCGCTCCGCGACGTGCTGGTGGGCGATTCGGGGCGCTCGCTGCGGCTGTTCGGCGGCGCGGTCTTCCTCGTCCTGCTGATCGCCATCGCCAACGTGGCCAACCTGGTGCTGGTGCGCGCTTCGGGACGCGGGCGCGAGATCGCGGTGCGCACGGCGCTGGGGGCGCCACGTGAGCGCCTCGCGCGCATGCTGCTGACGGAGAGCCTGGTGCTGGGCGGGCTCGGCGGTGTAGCGGGCGTGGCGGTGGCGGCACTGGGGCTGAAGGCGCTCGCCACGGTGGGCCCGCGGCTGCCGCGCATCGAGGAGGCGAGCCTGGACCTGCGCGTGATGGCGTTCTGCGTGGCGGCGGGGCTGCTGAGCGGCGCGCTGGTCGGCACCTATCCGCTGGTGGCGGGGATGTCGCGCTCCATCGCCGCCTCCATCCGCAGCGGCGACCAGCGGGCTGGCGCGGGGCGCGGGACGCAGCTCTTTCAGGCCGCGCTGGTGGCGGGCGAGTTCGCGCTGGCGCTGCCGCTCCTGCTGGGCGCCGGCCTCCTCCTCCACTCCTTTGTGAACCTCCAGCGGGTGGACCCCGGCTTCGACCCGGAGCGCGTGCTCACCGCGCGCATCTCGCTTCCCGAGGCCGCCTACGCCGAGCCGCCCGAGATGCTGCGCTTCTGGGACGAGGCGCTGCGCTCGGTGAGGGAGATGCCCGGCGTGGAAGAGGCGGGGCTCACCACCTCGCTCCCGCCCGACAACGGCGGCGACACCAACAACTTCGACCTCGTGGAGCGCCCCGTTGCCCCCGGCGAGTCGGAGCCGGCGGTGCCGTGGGCATGGGTCACGCCGGAGCTGTTCGGCGCGCTGGGCGTGCCGCTCGTCGATGGGCGCATGCTGGAGCGGCGCGACGACTCCCCCGATCGCCCCGTGGTGGTGGTGAGCCGTTCGTGGGCGCGGCGCTACTTCCCCGGCGAGAGCGCGGTGGGGAAGCGCATGTACGTGGGCGGATGCCGCGAGTGCGTGCCGTCGACCGTGGTGGGTGTGGTGGGCGACGTGAAGTACGCCGGGCTGGCCGAAGGCGCGGAGTCGGTCTACGAGCCCGTGCGCCAGAATCCGGGGTCCACGCTCAGCCTGGTGGTGCGCGCCAGCGTCTCGCCGGAGAGCCTGGCGGAGCCGATCCGGCAGCGGATCCGCGCGGTGGACCCCGGCGTGCCGGTGCGGGACTTCGCCACGATGGGGGAGCGGCTTTCCACCTCCATCGCGACGCCGCGCAGCCTGGCGTCGCTGCTGGGCGCCTTCGCCGCGGCGGCGCTGGTGATGGCGGCGCTGGGGGTGTTCGGGGTGATGTCGTACGCGGTCGCGCAGCAGCGCCGCGAGATCGCCGTGCGCATCGCGCTGGGCGCCGACGCGCAGCGCGTGGTGCGGATGGTGATGCGCCGCGGGATGGTGCGCGCGGCGGCGGGGCTCGCGGTGGGCGCCGTCGTCTCCGTCGGTGCGATGCGCGCGGTGGAGGCGATGCTCTTTGAGGTGCGCACCACCGACCCCGCCACCATGGCCGTCGCGACCGCGCTGCTGCTGGGGGTGGCGGTGGTGGCGTGCTGGCTTCCCGGGCGGCGGGCCGCGCGCATCGATCCCGCGCGGGCGATGGCGGCGGAGTGAGGGGTGCGGGCCGGCGGTTGAAACCGCTGCAACAACCGCGGGAAGCCTGCCTTCGCAGGCTCCGGTGGCGAAGTCGGCGCCGGATCACCGGGGGATGAATGCCCCGGCTGGAACCACGGGAAGGCGGCTGAAGCCGGCTCGTGCAATTGGGTCGCTGGCGGTGGAGGCAAGGCCGCCCTTCGGGATGCGGGCTGGGACGGTGACGCGATGTACACCGGGCCATCCCGTACGCCCTCTAAACTCGTTCTTTCATCGCCTGGCGCGCCGCCTCACCGCGCCCGTGCGATCAGGATCAGCGATGCCGGCTCGCCGGTTTCCGGGTGGATCGGCTCCCTCACCGCGTCCACGCGGAGCCCCGCCTGCCGCAGCACCTGGAGCCACGACTCCAGCGTCCGGTAGAACCACGGCATTGGCTCGGTGAACCCGCTCCCGAACGCGGCGAACCGCTCCGTTCGCCATCCGTCGCGGTACGGCTCGTCGCCGCGGGCGGTCCAGGGGTGGACGGTCTGGATCACGAGGGCTCCGCCTGGCTTCAGCAGCGCG
Protein-coding regions in this window:
- the sigZ gene encoding RNA polymerase sigma factor SigZ, translated to MTATATIPTTEQAWTEFRDGLHGFLLRRVGDPDVADDLLQDVFLKVHTQLAELRDPGRLHPWMYRVARNAVADHFRARRAAAPLSEALPAPERERDAVAELAPCIRALVSRLPAPDREALELTDLGDLTQAELAHRLGISASGAKSRVQRARARLKEAVVACCKVYLDTAGGVSDYAPGPNCHCHREDGEAGRSCA
- a CDS encoding alpha/beta hydrolase; this translates as MPRAWPVLKAVAASAFLAACAMVPRPAATSPAPDAWVRTRDGTRLHYRFLGAGTDTVLVVHGGPGLDMNYLAGNPGGLAAGTVLVLYDQRATGRSEGAPDERITMETFIEDLEDVRKGLGLPRVNLLGHSWGALLALRYAAAHPERTRSLVLVSPMEPGQRFRAATRERQARARTPADSVAIARMSSSPAFQARDPVAVDSLYWLSFRTTFRDRALARRLKVGTTPRTAANGTAVASLLFSRLGAYDFWHTLARVGAPALIVHGDTDPIPVAMVQELARHLPNASLAIVPAGHFPHVERPREVRRVLERFWRGLPRD
- a CDS encoding ABC transporter permease; amino-acid sequence: MNRKRPRRWGAEMAADVRYALRGLRRSPGFTATAVLTLALGVGASSAVFSAVNTVLLAPLPYPQPERLVRIYHQNSAFDRGTLSAADWQGIREQQRSFESVALFRTGGAALTTREGAEWVKVGWGTAGIFQTLGVRMARGTGFREGDDRTGAPLKVVVGDEFARRHFGGEDPVGRPLVLDRVSYTVAGVLPAGVGELAGVQAEVWPILQPPVPTRRGPFGLHGIGRLRAGVTQEAAARELAGTSARVVAQWANGAPDRSVRYTPVPLRDVLVGDSGRSLRLFGGAVFLVLLIAIANVANLVLVRASGRGREIAVRTALGAPRERLARMLLTESLVLGGLGGVAGVAVAALGLKALATVGPRLPRIEEASLDLRVMAFCVAAGLLSGALVGTYPLVAGMSRSIAASIRSGDQRAGAGRGTQLFQAALVAGEFALALPLLLGAGLLLHSFVNLQRVDPGFDPERVLTARISLPEAAYAEPPEMLRFWDEALRSVREMPGVEEAGLTTSLPPDNGGDTNNFDLVERPVAPGESEPAVPWAWVTPELFGALGVPLVDGRMLERRDDSPDRPVVVVSRSWARRYFPGESAVGKRMYVGGCRECVPSTVVGVVGDVKYAGLAEGAESVYEPVRQNPGSTLSLVVRASVSPESLAEPIRQRIRAVDPGVPVRDFATMGERLSTSIATPRSLASLLGAFAAAALVMAALGVFGVMSYAVAQQRREIAVRIALGADAQRVVRMVMRRGMVRAAAGLAVGAVVSVGAMRAVEAMLFEVRTTDPATMAVATALLLGVAVVACWLPGRRAARIDPARAMAAE
- a CDS encoding methyltransferase domain-containing protein → MKAARILAALKRGIFPHDLAFLLDLPWRHLVLSPRTLAARLPLPAERVLEVGAGTGFYGVEIARSNPAGRLELLDLQPEMLARARRKVEAAGLRNVGFTEAEAGRLPFDDAAFDIVYLVTVLGEIGDPDAFMGEAHRVLRPGGTLSISEHVPDPDRLPVARVEALAGASGFVLREHFGSRWSYTANFTRA
- a CDS encoding SMP-30/gluconolactonase/LRE family protein; protein product: MKRIGLLAVLAASLAGPALAQQQETRPYVTGNRLGMPVIATPGREFEPISSNVKVFGAIFSAESCSYDAERGVIVVPNRGVPQGVQGNDAWVSFINHDGSVHTARWIGVQGPAQRANLSPPLVLNEPFGSDIARGMLYLADRDGGLRAGEPSVAVIRRFDLRTGAPAGEARVEGVTWINDIEVADDGTTYATQMGDAGADSTWRVWKIAPDGTASVFVQGAPLRQPNGVAFDPQGNVVVVNIGNAEVLTFSPAGRLVKTEQAAQPGSDGLVIMPDGTKYVSSVTQGGVSRIRPGAPAELIARNIPSAASMCYDAGANQLVIPMNPNNGLAFVPLP
- a CDS encoding amidohydrolase family protein; its protein translation is MIRIAIGIAVLAAFAACAGEKGAASPPTDAVALEGVTVIDGTGAPPRPGMTVLVRRGRIAGLFPARSQRLPPGTRVVWLAGHYVIPGLIDSHVHLATWDRGGIYPSLLRHTLMGGVTTVRDMGGRTGKVAELARAARTDTALSPRIYYSAVVAGPRWFATYDSVRVRYWSAGHPAGRAPGVRMLSADAEIDGIVREARRMGATGIKVYSDVPPARFAALARAARARGLRVWTHAVVPPTTPGELAAGGAEVMSHSDQVIWAGAPAVGDREARGVLLRTVSPQGPGFAALFRAMRERGVMLEPTLYVMQGRGAGVPARASLDTLPGWAVDAAAAAHRAGVRLLAGTDDMGRQSPNIHGELQLLVRQVGLTPLEAIRSATQYGAEALGAQDSLGTIAPGKVADLVVLRADPSADIRNTQTIAYVMQRGRLHPRTEPWFRMPLADPPAAP
- a CDS encoding dihydrofolate reductase family protein — encoded protein: MTSTSRRPRVVCHMTTSVDGRIVVDGWPAPDDVRREYEQVHASYDPDGWICGRVTMEPFAGGLRGEEEVARHHSGPPREDFVAPGEHDSFAFAVDPSGRLAWESNDIDGDHVVAILSDRVSDEYLASLRERGVSYLLAGPRDVDLPLALEKIGERFAVRTLMLEGGGGINGGMLRAGLIDEVSLLIAPVADGRSARRRSSTSPVTTWRPTGSPSRLSSGAAAA
- a CDS encoding tetratricopeptide repeat protein, with translation MSEANPESLNLLGGDLLAEGRLDEAERAYRAATRAAPDWSAPWFNLGLVYKRMRRWEDSAQCSRRAAELDPEDGGAWWNLGIAATALERWNDARTAWAACGIPVPQGEGPLQMRFGPVPVRLAANQEVVWCDRIDPARGIIENVPFAESGRHRGDVLLHDGEADGFRLRDGRQIPVFNEIERLWGSGESTFRAVVLAAAPEEVEAMQQMADERGMAVEDWTGSVRILCEACSHGTPHSDCGQASAPEWTPERRVGISAVSHDAARTLLQSWAAAAPQRSVLEVACVLPA
- a CDS encoding BlaI/MecI/CopY family transcriptional regulator, which gives rise to MEASVPIALSRRERQIMDIVYHRGRATAAEVMEELADPPSYNAVRFKASLLVALGFVPAAVLRDRSAAQRHLVWSVALAAVCGWRRPFDAAARAWVREHIRASAN